The genome window TGGCTATGACTCTGACCGCTTTTGTTTTGTGGCTATAAATTCCATCCAACATCAGACCCTGCAATCCGCACTTGACAGCTGATAGGCAGGCGATACCGTACCGAGAGAGTTGAAGCTGAGAAAGAATGGCGGGGCTCTACGAGAAGCAGTCGGAGACGTACGCCAAGAAGCGTCCGCAGTACCCCAAGGAGTGGTTCTCCATGCTGGCCAGCCTCACCGCGGGGCACCAGCGCGCCTGGGACGCCGGGTGTGGCACCGGCCAGGCCGCCATCAGCGTAAGTTTTTTTTTTTATCGAATGGTCAGCAGCGGCTTCACCGTTCGATCTGGTTAATTCTGAAACGAACATGTGGCTTAAACAACTCAGATGGCGGAGCACTACGAGAGCGTGGTGGCGACGGACGTGAGCGAGGGGCAGCTCCGGCACGCCACCGCGCACCCGAAGGTGCGGTACCTCCACACCCCGGAGCACCTCTCGGAGGACGAGCTGGTGTCGCTGGTCGGCGGCGAGGGCTCCCTGGACCTGGTCGTGGTGGCCACCTCCATCCACTGGTTCGACGTCCCGCTCTTCTACGCCGTCGTGAGCCGCGCCCTGCGGAAGCCCGGCGGCATGCTCGCCGTGTGGGGCTACAACTACGAGATCCACCCGTTCGAGGACGCGCTGCACGGCCAGCTCTACCCGGCCCTGCGGCCGTACCTGGACCCGCGGGCGGGACTGGCCATGGAGCGGTACAGGTCCCTGCCGTTCCCGTTCGAGCCCGTCGGGGTGGGCGCCGAGGGCGCGCCCGCCGACGTGGACATCGAGGTGGAGATGACGCTGGAGGACCTGGTCGGGTTCCTGAACACCGGCTCTGTCGTGACCACGGCGAGGGCCAAGGGCGTGGACCTGGAGGCGGTCACGAGGGCCGCGCTGAAGCGTGTGGAGGAGCAGTGGGGCGGCGCGCCCACCGTGCCGAGGAAGCTCGTGTTCAAGGCGTTCATGCTCGCCGGGAGGCCCAAGTGCTGAAGTGATAATGCCGAATAAGTGTTTGCTTGTCAGTCAGCGTGAGATTGAGATGAGATCACAGACTACAATACATCATATAGCCAGCCACTGGATTATGTCTGGCGATCTAATGACATCTGAAGCCACTACATCCAACCCAGGTAGAGGTAGCAAACTGCGTATTCCTTTCATGCTGTatgcagaatgaagaagaaatacCTATTTCCATTGCCTAGTGAATTCCCATTAGTATTTCTTCTTTCACTGGATTATGTTGTatgcagaatgaagaagaaatacCTATTTTCATTGCCTAGTGAATTCCCATTAGTATTTCTTCTTTCACTGGATTATGTTGTatgcagaatgaagaagaaatacCTATTTTCATTGCCTAGTGAATTCCCATTAGTATTTCTTCTTTCACTGGATTATGTTGTatgcagaatgaagaagaaatacCTATTTTCATTGCCTAGTGAATTCCCATTAGTATTTCTTCTTTCACTGGATTATGTTGTATGAGAAAAATAATTGTTGCTCGCTCATATTTCACGTCTAAGACATAAGATAGGCTTGACGTGAGAGAAgtgttggaatataatataagagtgtttggtttgaggaatgaaatgattcatcttcttctcactcctcacttttttatttggtttgtgaaatAGAATGGTTTGattcatcaccacctcattcatcataagctaataattagtatataaatgaggagtgagttgattccaccaaaattgatgaaataacttatgatgcatcaccttATTAAGCATAGAGTGACTCCATAAACCAAACACACTATAAGTAAATTGTCCACCTCTTCCCATCAACTTAAAATTTTGGGCTGAATCAGTTGGTATATGCAACTTAATACATAGATTGGATTGAGAAAATTCCATTCTTATGACCATCTCATACAAATTTGTCGCTAGACAGATTTAAAGTAACATTAGATAGCAAGTTTAACATGTTGTGCCATTTCATTAATTTAATCCCCTAATTTAATCCACATGTTCTCAATATGTTAAGACTGCAGGCCTCTTCTGCTAGTACTGCTCGAATCTCTGCCTCGCATACTCCTTGTAGTCGAAGTCAATGTCGTTAACATGGTCCTGCACAGGATGGAAGTCAGAAAACAGCATGAACTTCTCAAACAACATGACTTCAGTTTTATATGGAAAGAATGGAACCGTGACCTAATCTTCACCGAAATTATTCCCCACAGGAGGGTATGTTCATTTTGCTCTTAATCCATTTGAATTGGATGAGATTAAGTAATTTAAATCACAAATAAATTAAAATCTTTTATCATTTTTtctaatctcatccaatccacgtaggatagaaataaccgaacaagacctgGATGGCTGGCCAACATATACTTCTCCATGCTTTGGATCAGGTTCTCCACGACTTCGGGTTCAGGTTCCTCACCTGGAAGGTAGTAAAACATGCAACAATAATTCAGGAGATATGGTTGACAAAATACAGTCCACTAGGCAAATAACACCTCTAGTGAAAAGTAAGGGATGGTTTTCCTTTGGATGGGCAAACGTTCCTGTCAATTTTGAGCCAGTTCCTAGAATTTACGTGAGCAGGTTCAGACATTGGTCCCATATTCATAACTTTATAGGCGGCGCTCAACACATCAACTATTTATCTATACAGAACTGGCCTCAGTCTGTCCCAAATGAGCTACCATCAGTCCATCCTGGCTAAATTGTCGTACGTTCTGAGACCCCGCTGAAGAAGATGAATGGCGGGTCTGGCGATTTTTTAAGGGACGTTTGGATGTTTTTATTTTAGAGAAATTAGAATTCACTTAATAAACTAACCTATTTAGCTTGGATTTTGACATTCCACTATTTTTCCAAAGTTCTAATATAagcttatctcaaattcatggtgtggatgatagaaaatgattttatgtattaatagaatttgtttctactctataagtgtcggcgtttcgagaccgggggtccctgggccgacgagtgagtgtcgccgcgtgccccagcccaaatgggtcgagcacgagggcgagcgcgaaggggggagagcgaggcggccggagaccggcgtgagagaggtgggaatcccgcggccttcgtgttcgtcccgcgcccaggtcgggtg of Zea mays cultivar B73 chromosome 8, Zm-B73-REFERENCE-NAM-5.0, whole genome shotgun sequence contains these proteins:
- the LOC100193403 gene encoding uncharacterized protein LOC100193403 — protein: MAGLYEKQSETYAKKRPQYPKEWFSMLASLTAGHQRAWDAGCGTGQAAISMAEHYESVVATDVSEGQLRHATAHPKVRYLHTPEHLSEDELVSLVGGEGSLDLVVVATSIHWFDVPLFYAVVSRALRKPGGMLAVWGYNYEIHPFEDALHGQLYPALRPYLDPRAGLAMERYRSLPFPFEPVGVGAEGAPADVDIEVEMTLEDLVGFLNTGSVVTTARAKGVDLEAVTRAALKRVEEQWGGAPTVPRKLVFKAFMLAGRPKC